A region from the Panicum hallii strain FIL2 chromosome 1, PHallii_v3.1, whole genome shotgun sequence genome encodes:
- the LOC112890193 gene encoding transmembrane 9 superfamily member 11-like: protein MARLGALLLLVAAASAATLLLSALPGARGFYLPGSYPHKYNPGEPLNVKVNSLTSIDTEMPFSYYSLPFCVPPEGVKDSAENLGELLMGDRIENSPYRFKMYTNESDVFLCRSAPLGPDAFTLLKKRIDEMYQVNLILDNLPAIRYTKKDDYFLRWTGYPVGIRVGVDYYVFNHLQFTVLVHKYEDANVARVMGAADATDVIPTGGKGGGAASSGWMVVGFEVVPCSIKQNPEDVKSHKMYDRYPSKIKCDPTTVSMSIKENEPIVYTYEVSFVESDIKWPSRWDAYLKMEGAKVHWFSILNSLMVIAFLAGIVFVILLRTVRRDLTKYEELDSEAQAQMNEELSGWKLVVSDVFRAPSNPMLLCVMVGDGVQILGMAVVTILFAALGFMSPASRGTLITGMLFFYLVLGILAGYVGVRVWKTIKCGDHSGWVGVSWRVACFFPGIAFLILTTLNFLLWGSQSTGAIPFSLFVVLLLLWFCISVPLTLVGGFLGAKAPHIEYPVRTNQIPREIPPQRYPSWLLVLGAGTLPFGTLFIELFFIMSSIWMGRVYYVFGFLFVVLLLLVIVCAEVSLVLTYMHLCVEDWKWWWKSFFSSGSVAIYIFLYSINYLVFDLKSLSGPVSATLYIGYSLFMVIAIMLATGTVGFISSFCFVHYLFSSVKAD, encoded by the coding sequence ATGGCCCGCCTCggcgcgctcctcctcctcgtcgcggCCGCCTCGGCGGCCACGCTTCTGCTCTCCGCGCTGCCGGGCGCCCGCGGCTTCTACCTCCCGGGGAGCTACCCGCACAAGTACAACCCCGGCGAGCCCCTCAACGTCAAGGTGAACTCCCTCACCTCCATCGACACCGAGATGCCCTTCAGCTACTACAGCCTCCCCTTCTGCGTCCCGCCCGAGGGCGTCAAGGACAGCGCCGAGAACCTCGGCGAGCTCCTCATGGGCGACCGCATCGAGAACTCGCCCTACCGCTTCAAGATGTACACCAACGAGTCCGACGTCTTCCTCTgccgctccgcgccgctcgGCCCCGACGCCTTCACGCTGCTCAAGAAGCGCATCGACGAGATGTACCAGGTCAACCTCATCCTCGACAACCTCCCCGCCATCCGCTACACCAAGAAGGACGACTACTTCCTGCGCTGGACCGGCTACCCCGTCGGGATCCGCGTCGGCGTCGACTACTACGTCTTCAACCACCTCCAGTTCACCGTCCTCGTCCACAAGTACGAGGACGCCAATGTCGCGCGCGTCATGGGCGCCGCCGACGCCACCGACGTCATCCCAACCGGGGGCAAGGGCGGAGGCGCAGCCAGCTCTGGCTGGATGGTGGTTGGCTTCGAGGTCGTGCCGTGCAGCATCAAGCAGAACCCGGAGGATGTCAAGTCGCACAAGATGTACGACCGCTACCCCAGCAAGATCAAGTGCGACCCGACCACCGTCTCGATGAGCATCAAGGAGAACGAGCCCATTGTCTACACTTATGAGGTCTCCTTCGTGGAGAGCGATATCAAGTGGCCGTCGAGGTGGGATGCCTACCTGAAGATGGAGGGGGCCAAGGTGCACTGGTTCTCCATTCTCAACTCCCTGATGGTGATTGCCTTCCTTGCTGGTATTGTGTTTGTCATACTGTTAAGGACCGTGAGGCGTGATCTTACCAAGTACGAGGAGCTTGATAGTGAGGCGCAGGCGCAGATGAATGAGGAGCTGTCTGGGTGGAAGCTTGTGGTCAGTGATGTCTTCCGTGCGCCAAGCAACCCGATGCTGCTCTGTGTCATGGTTGGTGACGGCGTGCAGATACTTGGGATGGCGGTCGTGACCATTCTGTTTGCTGCACTTGGTTTCATGTCCCCAGCCTCCCGTGGTACTCTGATCACAGGCATGCTGTTCTTCTATCTGGTCCTTGGAATCCTGGCTGGATATGTTGGTGTTCGAGTATGGAAGACCATCAAGTGCGGGGATCACTCTGGGTGGGTGGGTGTTTCGTGGCGGGTGGCCTGCTTCTTCCCCGGCATTGCATTCCTGATCCTGACCACACTCAACTTCCTGTTGTGGGGAAGCCAAAGCACCGGTGCCATCCCCTTCTCATTGTTTGTTGTGCTGCTTCTGCTCTGGTTCTGCATCTCAGTGCCTCTCACACTGGTTGGTGGATTCCTTGGTGCCAAGGCACCACACATTGAGTACCCTGTCCGCACGAACCAGATCCCTCGTGAAATCCCTCCTCAGAGGTACCCATCCTGGTTGTTGGTTCTTGGCGCTGGCACACTGCCCTTTGGCACCCTATTCATTGAACTATTCTTCATCATGTCGAGCATATGGATGGGGCGTGTGTACTATGTTTTTGGATTCCTCTTCGTCGTCTTGCTGCTCCTGGTTATTGTCTGCGCTGAGGTTTCACTGGTTCTGACTTACATGCACCTGTGCGTTGAGGATTGGAAGTGGTGGTGGAAATCTTTCTTCTCATCTGGATCGGTGGCGATCTACATTTTCCTGTACTCGATCAACTATCTCGTTTTTGACCTCAAGAGCCTGAGTGGACCAGTGTCTGCGACCCTCTACATTGGTTACTCACTCTTCATGGTGATTGCTATTATGCTGGCAACTGGCACAGTTGGGTTTATCTCTTCATTCTGCTTCGTCCACTATCTTTTCTCATCGGTGAAAGCAGATTAG